The region AGTGCGCCGTCGGTGCTGCACGGGGTTGTGCATCTGGAGGAGGCAATGAGAGAGACAAGCACAGGTAATTATCAGCTTGTATAAGACTGAACTCCCCCCGTCCCCCCAACCAATCAGGAACAGTttgcaagaaagaaaagaacctGAAAAAACAACTGCATTTTGCACCTTTTCTCTTGTGAATCGGAAGATGATCacagtaataaattattttgaatgTTTAGTACCTGTAAGTTTAGTATGCACTCCCATCTTTTAGGATAGTGCATTTGCAATGGATGGATAGCCAAGTGATGAATGAATTTCGAAATTGGGTTGCCAATGGTTTGtggagtttgaaaaatatgtaattattgttttaaaaatcttgTGGAACATTATTTGTAATATGCAACATGTTACACTTGCGATTTGATATTTTCGTAATcttgaaaaaatatgacaGTGCACAACGGGTTTGTTATTGCTGCTGAAAACGcatagctgctgctgctgttgctgtgcCGTAGCGTGCTGCTGCATAGCGCTTGCTGCCActtcgctgctgctgccgagGAGCGGTTGCTGCTGACGCTGATTTgtgatttgaaaaataatacttCTAGTCCCTCTAACCAAATATTAGGGACTAAAGATTTTAGTGCagagactaatttttagtcctaggactaaagAACCAAACAGGGCAACCGGAGTGCACTCGAACTGTCAAAAGAACtccaaataaaacaaaaaagcaGAGACTCTTCGGGcatcaacaaattcaaaagcccctcctccctcttcgTCTCCACCACAAGCTCACTCTCGTGAAGCTGCTGCACCGAGCGGCACCCATCCATCGAGCGAGGCTGGTCCAGAGTGGAGCGCGACCGTGCGATTCATGGCAGCTGCAGAACAAAATCAATCAGAATCCAGCGAGTTcgcacgaggaggaggaggaggacgaagaCGATGGAAACGCCACCCCTGTTTTTCAGGCGGACGCATCCGTTTGACCGCAAcccaaccaaaccaaattccTCACGCAACGCAAACGACATCACTCAACCTGCGATAACTCCACCACCTCTTCTTACAAAATATAGCTGCCTCTAGAAAAATATTGCCAGATCAGacatttttaaactttgactattataaataaaatcaatcaCGTAATAATGATGGTAATAGATGTCTCGTTAAACAAACCATTATCTCCGTTTCAACGTTAcaagactttctagttttgCCTAGActcatttatataaaaataaatctatgcaCATATGTCAAAATACATAAATTAATCTAATCAAACCCATAAAGTCTAATTATAGTATGGAACGAAGTAGTGATGTGCaacagttttatttacaatgacatacatatttgttattatatTGTGTTGAAGTGATATCTCGAAGACGGTatccaaatttaaagatagttatattttagaatgaatgAAATCTGGTTTGGTTCCTCTCATGCAATCAGGCACGCACGCTCGTGATCACCATTTCGTCAAACCGCGAATCCAAAACTGCACTAAAGCCAAGTTAGTGGCTTGAGCCATCGACTGGTTTCAGTTTCCACGTCGCTCTCGATGGCGACCTCAGCTTTGCATCATAGTGTTTCAGCCCCTGTACATGTATATTACCATCCTATGTGtcgtatatataaacatatatatagaccACCATTGGCAGCTTACTAGTCTGCTTCAGATACACCTGCTCCATCTCTCGATCCTCTCTGAATCCAATTCGAGCCATCTTGTCTTCGATCGGCTTCGtcctgctagctagctcgctcgGGTAAAGTCtccttgatttcttttttctctgacGAAGAACTTATTATTAGCCAGGTTCAGCGATCGATCGACTTGTACGTTGCTGAATTTTGCAGGTTGGGTTGTTGGAAGAGACGATGGTGGTGATGGGGCAGCTGGGGAGGTTCGTCGACGGGATCAAGTCGaagctccgcggcggcggagggaggaagagggggagcaagaaggaggaggcggcggcggcggcggtgacgtaTGACAAGATGGACAAGACGGAGAGCATGAGGGTGGAGATGAGGAGCCGGCAGGCGCAGAAGCTCATCGCCAAGaacctcgtcgccgccgactccgTCGGCCGCCGGAACAAGCGCTTCTTCCTCGCCTTCTGATCGCCACCAAACCAAAACGATCGATTTTGTTGCTACGGATGCGAAGAATCCCATCAGACAGAGTAATCTGCCTTCTGTAGCTCGTGAACCTTTGCTGTTCGTCAGCGGATTCCACGCATCCATGTAGTCGCTTATGTGTTTATCTGACTTAtcgtgataaaaaaaaggcttAAATTGCGTTCGTTTGGTGATGAATAttgcagtttttttattgatttttatgcTCATCTTTATCGAACTGCTaaactgtgtattttttttagaaaataagtctatgtctcatcttttctatataaaattttaattttatagtagttaattttagtgtttatattattaaatagctataaaaattaaatattttaagtatcTTTTTATCACCAAAAGAACGCATCTTTCAAATGAACTGATGGACGGGTGCATGAAACTCAATCGATCTTCTGTGAGCTTGATATGAAGTTACGAATTCTTTGCTTCTTTTGGTTTGAAattggtatttttttcttttctttcatgcGCTCGTACCGGCTGGCATCTGTCATTCGCTCACCAGTATGTGTTGTCCGTACAGGCAGGAGCTATGAACTTGATGCAGGTTTCATCCTTTGCAGAGTGGTTTTATTCGGTAATCTGTCACTTTCAAGGCCAAACAGATCACATGAATAGAGGTGAAGAACACATGTGTCTTGCCGAATGAGagattgttttaaattttctttctcaTCCATCATGTTTTGTAACACATGAATTCTCAAAGTATTATGTATTTTGCATTATTAGAGCACAAAACCAATTTAAGTCCCCTTTGAAATGCATGAAACCCGAtcaaaaacataggaatatgagaaaagaaaacacaattAAATTGCAAGTTTTCTCATTTCCTACATATAGAACACACCACcggaaaattttaaaacacaaTTTACTTGCAAtacaggaaaaacatatgaCTGCAAGAGAAAAATGATTCATGCCTCgggtttatttttctccaaaatctcTCTGGGATTGCTGTTCCCACGTAAAATTTAAAGGCAACAATATGAtctaatactttatttttaaagacttttaggaaatttttctataagatTAAAATCCTTGATGTTTCTAGTGTTTTTTCCtacgaataaaaaacatgGCCATACTTTTGGTACAAATCAACAAGGTTTCATCAAAGATTTTACTTGGTAGGATGTAATAGACTGGTTACCATTGGCAGTGCATGCATATAGAAATTGGTAATTGGAATCCTCTGCAGTACtgcatatacatgcatatacagTACTATCCACTGACATGCAGTAGTGCAGAGGATCCATACCTAGAAATTAGAGATGGAAGGCCAGGCATCAGTGGAAGCAGAAGAGTACAAACAGCACGAATTTTCCATCCTTCCActtctgtttagtttctaatttttttctccaaaaacatcccatcaaatctttggacaccgaaatcgagcattaaacatagataaaaaactaattacatagttaggggagaaattatgagacgaatcttccaagcataattagttcatgattagtcataaatgctacaaTAATCCACCTGttctaatgataaattaattaggctcaaaagattcatctcacgggTTCCAGACGagatatgaaatttgtttttttattcgtgtccgaaaacctttTTTAATATCTGATCAAAAGTCCGACGTGacactcaaaatttttttttttcacggaCTTAGATCATGCTCGTGACTCACGCTTCATGCGGTGCACTCATGGTCATGCTACTACGGACTACAGTAGCTGCCTctgtttttcccttcttttatTTTCCCACATAGGCTCCATGCATCGACTGCCCATTTGTCCCATGCTTTCTGGCCCTGATTTATTcattttgatttaatttttttcacaaattaaaACCTCAAGATATAATGATCTAGTGCCGGCTATAATTGGAACGCAggaaatgaaaaacaaatatagaatAAGGGTTTTAGAATTAAGGTTTGTTTGGTTCAGTGTAAACCAagcaaaatcattttttttcgcaATGATGCGATCAGGTAGTTCTcaatttttatgtacataATTTCCATTTGGTTTGTTgccatttttttagaattgcTTGAGCTTTGCTTTGTGtttgtttggcaaaattttggcaatgccaatttttattaacATGCCAAGTGGATGCCAAATGCTACTCCGTGCCGCTTACCTTTTTGGGATGGCAGagtattgagaaaaaaaacaaacaggtCTTACGTTTttaggaataattaactttttgccactcttagaaatattgctaacatatttgtcactgggctcacatgtcataaacacatgaggacccacatgtcatagatagcaggtgacaaatatgttaggtgctatttttaagagtgacaaaaagttaaatatcccTTTTTGTAAGCATTGCAGACCGCGGACTATCTAGGCCACGTTTGAGTAAGGTTAAGTTATCTAGCGTGGAAAACAtgctaatagattagtatatgattaattaattattagttataaaaattataaaatagattaatatgatttttaagtaacttttttatagaaaatttttaaaaaaatacactgtctAACAGTTTGAAACGTGCGcttgaaaaacaagagaacATAGGTTAGTAAGGGGAGAAAGAACACGACCctaagagcatcctaacaTTTCATTTATCCCATCCTCTATCTTAGAAATAGAGCGTGAAGATAAAAgattgagctccagcagaacattcatcccatcctctatttttagatgtgaTCCATatttagagagagaaactctatatttggatgttctctctccatcctctaaagaaatatgaaggatgtcatatatagatgatctgctagagtaaaaagagatatagaggatgaaatTGCtttagatgatctgctgggaTACTCTAATgaagttcttttaaaaaactggttacaaaagaaaaatacctcCGTGGACGCAAATcagttagaaataaaaaaaaatcttgaacaatgattgtgaatttgtgatcaGTGTACACCAACTATTAGTATGTTTAATTTGATGTATATGAGAGATCGTATGATTGGGTAAGACTTTGCAGCACTATATAACCAGAATAGTAAATCAAGCAAACCCTAAACAACTTATTCCCTTCCGTCGTTCATATTATAGGTCAGTTGgtgtttattaaaaattaaacatgtttaagtttaaccatttttttaaaatagacttaCCATCTAACatctaaattagtttcattaaatttacatTGCATAAATTTTTACAATGTGCTacatctgttctaaaatataaacatttatatattgtttagcaaaGATTAAAGTtatgaagaaatttttttgttctccTTAATGTGTGAAATGGTAGTTAGAcataaaataagaagaattttaaataaaaattgataaaacaaatactaTGAATAATGCAGTAGCACTTATATTTTGGTGCAAgatttaaatactaaaaatgtttatattttgcaacggatggaatatttattttgtattaccaatgttactatattatttttataaaattggtCAAAGTTAAGGTGATTTGTCTTAGGACAagtctaaaataatttataattaatatgaaaCGAATGGGTAGAAAGAATGCTTCTACAGTTAACATTAGCAAGATTCCAGACATGTGACAAGGCTGGTATTATTGTTACACCGACACAAACACACAATACGGAACCGTACGGCGAACCGaacattctttttttctggTCTTGCGTTAGGTGAGATGAGCTCATGGGGTGCACACGCTAATAGGAAAGAAGATTAATTATCTTTTGCATACGTATATACTCTGAAGAATTCGCCAATTGGCATGGTGTGCTGtctgtgtgtttgtgtttcGTCACCCAAAATGACGATGAAAGCACCATGCACgcgcagatttttttttttccttcattgatcgatcgagcttCTGTTCTTTATTCGACGAAAATGCATCAGCGTGTTTTAGGGCTCCTCGATATATAAGACGGTAATTTATCTTGATTTCTGTTTCAAAATTGGTTAGTTCATGCAAATTTACTATCTATACTACTCTCTCTATCGGTTCTACAGTGTAACACTTTATACCTTTgcataaatttattcattaataaatgtatataatatatatgtttagatttattagtgtttatatgaatctaatcAAGAGCGAAAAGTCTTCATCGGTAAAGCGGAGAGAGTAGAAAGTAAACCATCGTGGTTATACGTGCATCTATGTATTCTATAATATGTTGAAATCGTTTATGGTTTATGAAAATTCTTTATGTTTTCTAAAACAAAGCCTTAGCAACTCTGGTTAGAACAATACATGAATTTGAATTGTTTACCATGCACATTCTTTTGTTCAGGCTCAAATTTATTACACAAACAATTTAcatctttatctttttgcttttgcttatacatataagccaaaatttaaatttttaaccttaaatttagagttgatttagaagttttttcatccttttagatcgttaagaacacacgtataaatgttttattcattcataaattatttttcgtttacaaatatgttatttgacctttttcattaaaaagctCTAAGATGGCAGCCTTAATTAGGTGATGTTTGGAATGTTTAAACTAATGTATGATAATTTGTTTCAATTTCATAAAACATTACTTAACTATGATTTAGCGATCAAACTAATCTTTCATGTAACTCCACGCTGATGTATAAAAGTGGTTGAACCAGTGTGATGGAACGGGGAAGTGGTAATTCATGTTCTTGGTTTTCACacgaaaagataaaatgaGGAAAGTTCAAAGTTGTAAAGGAAGTGTAAATATTACTTAAGAACTTTTTAAACACTGATATCAGTATATTTTCCTTGCAAAGCACTTTGACTTATCTATATTCTCAATCACCTTTATGGATACTCcatcaaattcaaaatataggATGTATTTTATTTCGTTATGGCAAGAGTTGGACCAAATATTGCTATgtgaatatatcatttatgcaaaaatacaataatattcctgccatgttttttatatgacgtcgttgacttttatactCCTTCCATGTTTTTTACATgtacgtttaatcattcgtcttattaaaatatataattattaagtattttgttataatttgatttattactatatgaactttaagtatgactaatacttttgcatatttgaataaatttttgaataagatgaatagttaaacatatatccaaaagcgaacgacgtcatataaaaacatggagagagtaataaattaattttgaatacaaatataataatattaattttgtctcatattttaatagagtAATCTTTTGTCAAATTCTTGTTctaatgaaacaaaatatacactctattttaaaataggagGAGTATATATTAGTGCAAAGACATATAAAGATGTATTATCACCATCCTACAAAAAGTGTATTTCTAGAGTTTGAATTTTGTCCCACAAAGGGTGCTATTCTAAGTACAACTTTTCCcacattcaaatttcttcccattttacCCTCAAATAACTTTATGCTCCTTACCAATCCTCATTTAACAATGGATAATAAGATCATTTGCATCTCTTGTTAACTTATATTGAGTGTTAGAAACATACTTATTTAGGAACAGCGGTATTAAATAGTACCATCtatgtcctaaaatataagcattttaaaGTTGTTTAGTGCGGATTAAGGTAAGAAGAAAATACTGCGATAcatcttaataaataaggtATAGATAGAGGTGAGAGGATAAGTGGAAGTAAAATAggaataattttaaatgagaagtgattgatgagacaaatattattgttaatagtgatagaaatgcttatatttttaatatcgAATTTAAGtcctagaaatacttatattttgagtgCCATGATATATTGGAGATATAGGATGTATTCTTTTGTTAGacgaagataaaagattatttgatttttataactattttacggtataaataatgaattaactaatgtaaaaatttgaaaaacctattttaaaaatttgagaggatcaacttctatataatttttttaataagaatactatttaatattttagaaagcCAAAACCGAGCAATAATCTGCCCTGAAAACAAAAACGTCGCCCATATGGGTGTCTAAATCAAAAGGGTGCTAACGGTTTTGCCGGCTGCTGCAAGCAAAGCCTCCATTCTATGAACCTCACCTATCACAAATACAATAATGTAGCttaatcttttcgcttttatgcttataaatcaaaatttgaattttaaccttaaattttgagttggttatgaatgtttttttactaaaaattatttttcagccttagcttttagatcgtaaaaatacatatatatatataaattatattcacaaattatttttcattgataaatataatatttggctttttaaaatatcaatcgcCCCCTTAGTCTAAGTGGGAGAAATTAAGGTGATAAGACGGTTTGCCTAGAAACTTTAATAGCCTCCAAAGAGGATAGTAGTATTGATCAAGCGTTTTCTAGGAACCTTGAGCGGAGCTGCTTGAAGTTTGGTTGCATGGTCGTGTCAGGAAGGCCGTTCTGGTAAGGCACAATGATGGAAGACATAAAGGATATATGAAAGACAATGGAAAGGACACTACTCTGAAGTCTGCACTGGATTCTGAACAATTATTACAGGATTATGAAGTTCAGCCGTTCTTTGGATTAAAATCTACTGCTAGATCCcgtttttaatttataaggcCATTAATTTTCAAGACATAGGTTCAACTATTAGTcctatttttagttattttgtgATAGTATTTATGTTACTATGTACAgcttatatttagaaaatttaaatagactagacatatattttattgtgcaCCAAAGATTTCGAGTCTTACttgctcatcttttcgcttgtcAAAGGAAAAgtccaaataacatatttgtaaatgcaaaaaaaaattatcaacaaaaattttatatacatattgttaagatataaaagttatggccgaaaaataaattacgatgaaataatcaaaaattaaccataaatttaaggcagaaaattcaaattttaacttataaacataaaaaaaaaatgaaaggacAGGACGAATGTGTTAGTTTCTCCACGACTCCACGCCCATATATTCAACCCGCCGGAAATTGATGTTGGAGTAATTGGATGGGTATTGAGAAAGCGAAACCAAACGCATGGATACGAAAGCATGGGATGgtgtgatggatggatgaaccACGCAAGAAAATTCAGACATTGCGAAACTTTTTATGTGCCATGAGCAAGAAGTCAGAGATTACTAAACTTTATGCATGGGCCATGGATACGAAGTCGATGTTCATTTGTCTAGACAAAAAGAGACGTAAGAACACCCAAcggcttatctaaatttgatcattcatatttttatttggataatcatctaaaGTAGTTACATTCCTCATATCTCTTAGTACTTTtccatatctatttggagaaggaagagaacatctaaatatagagtttctctcctaatatagatgatatttaaaaataaaggatgcgATAGATGTTTTGTTGGAACTCTACTTTTActtttcatcctctatttttaggatagagaatAAGATTAAAGAGTCGTTTGGATGTTCTAATAAGTCAATGAAGCCAGGCAGCTAGACTTCAGCTAGCTTCGTGACCAGGGCCGCGTTTGTCCCAGCCAACAAGTTAACTAAGCCAAatcgttttccgtgcgcatacttcccaaactactaaacggtgtattttttgtaaaaaatttctataagaaagttgttttaaaaaattatattgatctattttatatttttaataattaattaatcatgcactaatttattattacgttttctgtgccaaggataagttaacttaccttaCCCATATCGAACACGTAAGTAGAACACGGCCCGGTGAGTTTGAGAGcaagtgagaaaaaaatcgtgtcaaatgatatatctaattattaaatgataaattaagtattagttattataaatttgaaaaattaaatttatataaattttaaaataacgtTCAGATATAAATTATTGTAAAACACATCGTTTATCGATGTAACCATGCCAGTGAAAAcgaggtaatttttttttacgttcTGCGAAGGAAAGCAGCCTTAAAAATGAAATACAAATAGCAGTCAGTTCGGTTCACTGCCTGACAAGTAAAAAATGGCGAGAAGATACAATATTTCCGGTGGCGGATCTAGCCAGTGAGAGTAGGGGTGTCTGATTTAACAGGAGTAGTGGGGCCTCGAGCTCCTGCCGCCTCCATATTAAATCCGTCCCTGGCTATTTCTTGGCAAGTAGTACACCTGTCTAGTGGTTTtgtggttgtttttttttaaaaaaaaatccggatTAGTCgttcgtgattttttttcatgctctTGGTTTCGAATAAATTTAGGGTACTTCACATTTGCTTCCATCTATCACTTTTATAGCACTCCGTTTGGTCTTTTAATTCTTGTACTACCATCAACACATAATAGCCAATTGTTTTGCATTCAGAATAATTTGTGAGAAAACAATTAACAGGTATATACTGCTGACAAATAAAATGCAGATGGAAGTATATGACTTCTATATATGATGAGATAAGATGGTTGTAACACCTTTGGGCCTCATCCACCAGAATTCTCGTCCGGCTAAGGCCTCGGCCTATGCGAGATGGACCAGAATTGAGGGTCACCTAACCAATCTCTATTCAAGTCGCCTAGAACGGGCGGGTCTAATACGCGCGCGCGTCGCGCCGGCGATCAGTTTAGAGGTTAGGACTATACGTATACCTACCCacctacacacacacacatatatatatatatatatatatcacatatttatacatataaacttatatatatacacacatatacatagataaaaaacaaaaggatataaaaattatatatatatatattattgatataaactttatatagaaaaaaattatacatataaatttatacatgcaaactttatactcataaaatacaaaaacttTATACCcataaagtaaaagaaaacctGTATACCATAAATGGACCGGCATATGACTTAAACGGGCCGTTTTCACCCTGAGCCGCGCGTGTTCACGAGGAGAGGCCGCTAGCATGCGCGTGCAAATTAGTCTTTCTGGCCTAGAACGGtaaaaaagggaaagaaatATTCCCTATATGTTTGATTCcgtttttacataattattcatacttttttatacacatcgactattcgtcttattcaaaaaatttacataattattaattatttttatatcattttatttattgttgaatatacttttatacatatatatatataactttatatatttaaaaaaactgaataagacgaatagtcaaatatgtaaaggcGTCAAATATTgagggacggagagagtattttaCGTCTCTTAACTGTGACCCAAGTTTGATTTTCTCTCCTTAAATATAAAGCTGATTTATTTTAACTACTTCTATAATTTTGATGGTGGTTTTCGTTTGGCGTGGCAGTAGAATAAAGAAAACATTGGTCCCACTTGTTCGTGTCCCACCTCTTTATTGAttccttcttcctcccctaCCTCCTTTATCTCTCTCTCAAACCAGCGACGTCGACGTAACACCGATCGCGGCTCAAAAGCCCAATTGCATACGATGATGGCATGGACACCTTCTCCTTTCTCATGGCACATCTTCCATGTTGACTATGACCTCA is a window of Oryza brachyantha chromosome 8, ObraRS2, whole genome shotgun sequence DNA encoding:
- the LOC102706119 gene encoding uncharacterized protein LOC102706119 — protein: MVVMGQLGRFVDGIKSKLRGGGGRKRGSKKEEAAAAAVTYDKMDKTESMRVEMRSRQAQKLIAKNLVAADSVGRRNKRFFLAF